From one Trifolium pratense cultivar HEN17-A07 linkage group LG1, ARS_RC_1.1, whole genome shotgun sequence genomic stretch:
- the LOC123902678 gene encoding carboxylesterase 1-like produces the protein MSGQPFSPPEPMIDPFLHLKISLNPDGTITRLRGDQHISPSPNPNLPIPVLTKDILINPSHKTTARIFLPRKTLDHNPFHKLPIIVYFHGGGFILFSAASDFLHDLCINLANDVNSIVVSVDYRLAPEHRLPAAYDDAMEALHWIKTQSDDWLKNYGDYSNCYIMGGSAGANIAYKAGLRVAAETNVNHDYLKPLKIRGLILSQPFFGSTKRVASELRLLNDVVLPPHVCDLMWELSLPIGVDRDHEYCNPTVGDSVGGLDRVRELGWRVLVSGCDGDPLMDHQMALARVIEEKDVVVVRSFTKGGCHGAEVRDLIKQKQLHDLIKDFISFLQN, from the coding sequence ATGTCAGGTCAACCCTTCTCACCACCTGAACCCATGATCGATCCCTTTCTCCATCTCAAAATCTCCCTAAATCCCGACGGCACAATCACACGTCTACGTGGAGACCAACACATCTCTCCCTCACCAAATCCCAACCTTCCAATCCCTGTTCTCACCAAAGACATCCTCATCAACCCATCACACAAAACCACCGCTAGAATATTCCTTCCCCGCAAAACACTCGATCATAACCCCTTCCACAAGCTCCCTATAATTGTTTACTTTCACGGTGGCGGTTTCATCCTCTTCAGTGCAGCCTCAGATTTTCTTCACGATCTTTGTATAAACCTTGCAAACGACGTTAACTCCATTGTTGTTTCCGTTGACTATCGTTTAGCACCAGAACACCGTTTACCTGCTGCGTATGATGATGCTATGGAAGCTCTGCACTGGATCAAAACTCAATCAGATGATTGGTTGAAAAACTATGGTGATTATTCAAATTGTTACATCATGGGAGGTAGTGCTGGAGCAAATATTGCATACAAAGCTGGTCTACGTGTAGCTGCAGAGACTAATGTTAATCATGATTATCTGAAGCCACTTAAGATTAGAGGCTTAATATTGTCTCAACCGTTTTTTGGTAGTACCAAGAGGGTAGCTTCGGAGTTGAGGCTGTTAAACGATGTGGTTTTGCCACCGCACGTGTGTGACTTGATGTGGGAGCTTTCTTTGCCGATTGGAGTTGACCGTGATCATGAATATTGCAATCCAACGGTTGGTGATAGTGTTGGAGGTTTGGATAGGGTGAGGGAGCTTGGGTGGAGGGTGTTGGTGAGTGGGTGCGATGGGGACCCGTTGATGGACCATCAGATGGCGTTGGCGAGAGTGATTGAAGAGAAAGATGTGGTGGTGGTGAGAAGTTTTACAAAAGGGGGTTGTCATGGGGCTGAGGTTCGTGATCTTATCAAGCAAAAACAATTGCACGATCTAATTAAAGATTTCATTTCTTTCCTACAGAATTAA
- the LOC123902370 gene encoding carboxylesterase 1-like yields the protein MSLSLHIIATTALLSLHFFLLFVNSSSIDPYKTLHLILNPNGTVTRLDTIPQSPPSPDPNLPTPALSKDLTINQSKHTWARIYLPHKSPKSKLPLIVFYHGGGFIFYSAASTYFHNFCANLANQTQSVVVSLDYRLAPEHRLPAAYYDSVEVLHWIKTSKDPWLTRHVDYSRCYLMGESAGGNIAYNAGLRAASIVNEIKPVNIKGLILIQPFFGGTKRTPSELRLEKDLNLPLIVTDSMWNLSLPLGVDRDYVYSNPTVNGGGKILDKIRLFGWKVAVFGCDGDQLVDRQRELVKLLEGKSVNVVGQFYSGGRHGIFVGDASMSEKVFDLVKSFY from the coding sequence ATGTCTTTGTCACTACACATTATCGCTACTACTGCTTTATTATCCTTAcatttctttctcttgtttgtTAACTCATCATCAATAGATCCCTACAAAACACTTCACTTAATCCTCAACCCAAACGGAACCGTCACACGTTTAGACACAATCCCACAATCCCCACCCTCACCGGATCCCAATCTCCCCACACCCGCTCTCTCCAAAGACCTCACCATCAACCAATCAAAACACACTTGGGCACGAATCTACCTACCCCACAAATCACCAAAGTCCAAACTACCCCTCATCGTTTTCTACCATGGCGGTGGCTTCATTTTCTACAGCGCCGCTTCAACTTACTTCCACAACTTCTGCGCTAACCTCGCTAATCAAACTCAATCCGTCGTCGTTTCACTCGACTACCGCCTCGCACCAGAACACCGTCTTCCTGCAGCGTACTATGACTCCGTGGAAGTGCTTCACTGGATTAAAACCTCAAAAGATCCATGGTTGACACGTCATGTTGATTACTCTCGTTGTTATTTAATGGGAGAGAGTGCTGGAGGTAATATCGCCTACAACGCGGGTCTACGTGCGGCTTCAATAGTTAATGAGATTAAACCGGTTAATATCAAAGGGTTGATATTGATTCAACCGTTTTTTGGTGGGACCAAGAGGACACCGTCTGAATTAAGACTTGAGAAGGATCTGAATCTACCGTTGATTGTTACTGATTCGATGTGGAATTTGTCGTTACCGTTAGGCGTTGATCGTGATTACGTGTATTCTAATCCGACGGTGAATGGTGGGGGTAAGATTTTGGATAAGATTAGGTTGTTTGGGTGGAAGGTTGCGGTGTTTGGTTGTGATGGGGATCAACTTGTGGACCGACAGAGGGAATTGGTGAAGTTGCTTGAGGGTAAAAGTGTCAATGTAGTGGGTCAATTTTATAGTGGGGGTAGACATGGTATTTTTGTGGGTGATGCTTCCATGTCTGAAAAGGTGTTCGATTTGGTTAAGAGTTTCTATTGA
- the LOC123903027 gene encoding PTI1-like tyrosine-protein kinase At3g15890 has translation MSLKCLCCFLSNEEEHGQRRNVDDKKNTVRDYPWDRYTLKELLRATNNFHQDNKIGEGGFGSVYWGQTSKGVEIAVKRLKTMTAKAEMEFAVEVEVLGRVRHRNLLGLRGFYAGGEERLIVYDYMPNHSLLTHLHGQLASDCLLDWSRRMSIIIGAAEGLAYLHHEANPHIIHRDIKASNVLLDTEFQAKVADFGFAKLIPAGVSHLTTRVKGTLGYLAPEYAMWGKVSESCDVYSFGILLLEIISAKKPIEKLPGGIKRDIVQWVTPYVQKGVFKHIADPKLKGNFDLEQLKSVIMLALKCTDGSPEKRPSMEEVVEWLRDGVSKKKGDDEGNDDNYEEFVTMQTNNLKIISDNDRRKMR, from the exons ATGTCCTTGAAATGTTTATGTTGTTTTCTTTCTAATGAAGAAGAGCATGGCCAAAGAAG gaATGTTGATGACAAGAAAAATACTGTTAGGGACTATCCATGGGACAGATACACCTTGAAGGAGTTGCTTCGCGCAACAAACAATTTTCATCAAGATAACAAGATTGGAGAAGGTGGATTTGGAAGTGTATATTGGGGTCAAACAAGTAAAGGCGTCGAG ATTGCTGTGAAGAGGTTGAAGACAATGACTGCAAAAGCAGAGATGGAATTTGCAGTTGAAGTGGAAGTACTTGGAAGGGTGAGGCATAGGAATTTGTTAGGATTGAGGGGATTCTATGCAGGTGGAGAAGAAAGGTTAATTGTGTATGATTACATGCCTAATCATAGTTTACTCACTCATTTACATGGTCAACTTGCCTCTGATTGTTTACTAGATTGGTCTAGAAGAATGAGCATAATAATTGGTGCAGCTGAAGGTTTAGC GTATTTGCACCATGAGGCAAATCCTCACATAATTCATAGAGACATAAAAGCAAGCAATGTTCTTCTAGACACAGAGTTTCAAGCCAAGGTAGCTGATTTTGGTTTTGCAAAGTTAATACCAGCAGGTGTAAGCCATTTAACAACAAGGGTTAAAGGTACACTTGGTTATTTAGCACCAGAATATGCTATGTGGGGTAAAGTTTCTGAGAGTTGTGATGTTTATAGTTTTGGAATTTTACTTTTGGAAATTATAAGTGCCAAAAAACCAATTGAAAAACTACCTGGTGGAATAAAAAGAGACATTGTTCAATGGGTCACACCTTATGTACAAAAGGGTGTTTTTAAGCATATTGCTGATCCAAAATTGAAAGGAAATTTTGATTTAGAACAACTGAAATCAGTGATTATGTTAGCTTTGAAGTGCACTGATGGTAGTCCTGAGAAAAGGCCTAGCATGGAAGAGGTAGTGGAATGGCTTAGGGATGGTGTCTCAAAGAAAAAGGGTGATGATGAAGGAAATGATGATAACTATGAAGAGTTTGTAACAATGCAAAccaataatttgaaaataataagtgatAATGATAGGCGCAAGATGAGATGA
- the LOC123902837 gene encoding gibberellin 20 oxidase 1-like codes for MAINCITSMPQPPTNHETKEQEKPLVFDASIFKNQVNLPTQFIWPDEEQACLNIPELDVPFIDLGGFLSGDPLAAMEASKVVGEACQKHGFFLVVNHGIDQKLISDAHVFMDDFFELPLFQKQRAQRKTGEHCGYASSFTGRFSSKLPWKETLSFQFSADEKSPNLVRDYLCNTMGNEYQQFGEVYQDYCKAMSNLSLGVMELLGMSLGVGKAYFREFFEENSSIMRLNYYPTCQKPELTLGTGPHCDPTSLTILHQDQVGGLQVYVDDQWHSITPHFNAFVVNIGDTFMALSNGRYKSCLHRAVVNSEKTRKSLAFFLCPLSDKVVTPPCELVDNYNPRIYPDFTWSMLLEFTQKHYRADIKTLEAFANWIQHKTT; via the exons ATGGCAATAAACTGCATAACAAGCATGCCTCAACCACCAACAAACCATGAAACCaaagaacaagaaaaaccaCTAGTTTTTGATGCATCAATTTTCAAAAACCAAGTCAATCTACCAACACAATTCATTTGGCCTGATGAAGAACAAGCTTGTTTAAATATTCCTGAACTCGATGTACCATTTATCGACTTGGGAGGTTTTCTCTCAGGTGATCCACTTGCAGCAATGGAAGCATCAAAGGTTGTTGGTGAAGCATGTCAAAAACATGGTTTTTTTCTTGTTGTCAATCATGGTATTGATCAAAAGTTAATCTCTGATGCTCATGTTTTCATGGATGACTTTTTTGAGCTTCCCCTGTTTCAAAAACAGAGAGCTCAGAGAAAAACAGGGGAACACTGTGGTTATGCTAGTAGTTTCACTGGCAGATTCTCTTCTAAACTTCCTTGGAAAGAGACACTTTCTTTTCAATTCTCAGCTGATGAAAAATCACCAAATCTTGTCAGAGACTATCTGTGCAATACAATGGGCAATGAGTATCAGCAATTTGg GGAGGTTTATCAGGACTATTGCAAAGCCATGAGCAATCTTTCTTTAGGTGTAATGGAGCTTCTAGGAATGAGCCTTGGAGTTGGTAAAGCATATTTTAGGGAATTCTTTGAAGAGAACAGTTCAATAATGAGGCTCAATTACTATCCTACTTGTCAAAAACCTGAGCTTACTTTAGGTACTGGACCTCATTGTGATCCAACATCATTAACAATTCTTCACCAGGATCAAGTAGGTGGCTTGcaagtttatgttgatgatcaaTGGCATTCCATTACTCCACATTTCAATGCTTTTGTTGTCAATATTGGTGATACCTTCATG GCACTTTCAAATGGGAGATACAAGAGCTGCTTGCATAGGGCAGTGGTAAACAGCGAAAAGACAAGAAAATCTCTTGCTTTCTTTTTATGTCCATTAAGTGATAAAGTGGTAACTCCACCATGTGAATTGGTGGACAATTATAACCCAAGGATCTACCCTGATTTCACATGGTCTATGTTGCTTGAATTCACTCAAAAGCACTATAGAGCTGATATCAAAACACTTGAAGCATTTGCCAACTGGATTCAACATAAAACCACATGA